The Saprospiraceae bacterium genome includes the window GTCCCCATGGTTTCATTTGTAAGGCCCCCGCAGGATGTATACTCAATTTTTTTTCCAAAAAGCTTTGATAAAGTTGATCAATATCATCCGTTCGGATATACACTTGTCCATAATTCTCTTTAGGGTCCAATTCCCTGAATTCAAAAAAATGGATTTGCACGCTATCTTTTTGAATCATTAAATAGTTATCAAAACTTGTATTCCCAAATTCCTCAAAGCCCAATTGGGTTACGTAGTAGTCTCTGGTAAGCGCTTTGTTGCGCATGGGTAGTTTTGGATGGACGGCTGTTAGCATGATGGA containing:
- a CDS encoding VOC family protein → MLTAVHPKLPMRNKALTRDYYVTQLGFEEFGNTSFDNYLMIQKDSVQIHFFEFRELDPKENYGQVYIRTDDIDQLYQSFLEKKLSIHPAGALQMKPWGQKEFAMLDPDHNLLTFGQSV